In Thermocrinis minervae, a single genomic region encodes these proteins:
- the rpsC gene encoding 30S ribosomal protein S3 — MGQKTHPIGFRLGIIKDWQSKWFEKKQRYTTFLHQDIKIREYIKERYASAGISKVIIERLAGVIKVRIQAARPGIIIGRRGAEVEQLKKDIENIAKTKDITISVEEVRTPELDAQLVAEEIALQIERRVSHRRAMKRAIDNAIKAGAKGVKVQVKGRIGGAELARAEWFLVGRMPLQTLRADIDYGYARAYTKYGVLGIKVWIYKGDVLKGGKEEIIKKIEEDLKKAEKEVI; from the coding sequence ATGGGTCAGAAGACACATCCTATAGGCTTCAGGCTTGGAATAATAAAAGATTGGCAGTCAAAGTGGTTTGAGAAGAAACAAAGGTATACCACTTTCCTCCATCAGGACATAAAGATAAGGGAGTACATTAAAGAAAGGTATGCCTCTGCGGGTATATCCAAGGTGATCATAGAAAGGCTTGCCGGTGTAATAAAGGTAAGGATACAAGCTGCAAGACCTGGTATAATAATAGGTAGAAGGGGAGCAGAGGTAGAGCAGCTTAAAAAGGACATAGAGAATATAGCAAAGACAAAAGACATTACCATATCTGTTGAAGAGGTAAGGACTCCCGAACTGGACGCTCAACTTGTAGCTGAGGAAATAGCCCTTCAGATAGAAAGAAGGGTATCCCATCGAAGGGCTATGAAAAGAGCTATAGATAACGCCATAAAGGCTGGAGCAAAAGGAGTAAAAGTCCAGGTAAAGGGACGTATAGGTGGAGCTGAACTCGCTAGAGCAGAATGGTTCCTAGTGGGTAGGATGCCACTGCAAACACTAAGGGCAGATATAGACTACGGATACGCTAGAGCTTACACCAAGTACGGTGTCCTAGGTATAAAGGTTTGGATATACAAGGGTGATGTACTCAAGGGCGGGAAAGAAGAGATAATAAAGAAGATAGAGGAAGACCTGAAGAAGGCAGAAAAGGAGGTGATTTAA
- a CDS encoding DEAD/DEAH box helicase family protein, protein MKIERIEKHLVLNKYLLSLFGVEEFKELQKRLKDVEEGVDSDGRSHFINVLKSFRERKISEDALLTYDQNIQNYVRKISHKRGPIKLKYFQYLAVLFTEIVLDNLRNRKAEFIQELNEFLKDYKKKRDIDLIDEFTERDLNKIAFWMATGSGKTLIAHINYHQFFNYNLFSPDNIIFLTPNEGLSKQHFEELQKSGVPCRLYEGNLNGSRLYRGNNEVLVIEITKIVEEKKGGGLTIPVSAFEGRNLVFVDEGHKGKRSEEQKWAKIRNKLAEDGFVFEYSATFGQILDEKNKDTLKEYAKAIIFDYSYKYFYLDGYGKDFYVLNVKDIKQNKKIMENFREIMFVANMLDFYEQLLVYEKNRNIAREYNIEKPLWVFVGATVTGKGENSDVVEIVKFIRKVIKQEDWLREKVEEILSGKLRDEGGDIFRDKFHYIRELGFEVDDLYMRIFGGKGDFQVYEIKRAQGEFGLRVGDNPYFGVVNIGDTSKFKDELKKEGISIKDDAISDSLFDDIKKPDSLINILIGSKKFIEGWDTWRVSSMGLINIGKGQGPQIIQLFGRGVRLKGKDMSLKRSGEEGPLKILETLNIYSIKGDYLDEFLEAISKEGVEFETIRIPIKLLHEEKWKDLYIPAPKEGKKFEEEEVLRLSLDDKIFINLDVSIKLQKVERRKLEEDEGPEEIKLRTGQRLPEKTIHLLNWQRIWKEIYDFKIMRGYWNLVFDIDTLKTILQSDNYKVNTLPESLEVKTLDDLIRVEEIAILILKKYIDQFYKRHARRFETENMSCNHLGREYVLSGFVSSPYSYEVKITKSKENGKKNEELIKRLKELAEDLNKLCQEDHILKVICFDRHLYLPILLKKDSKDKDYDIVISPSGLVESEGKFIIGLMEYIEKNKDRFTNLEIYLLRNQSRSGIGFQLEWSRFYPDFIMWVKKPEKQIIVFIEPHGLIHAKGLDDEKIKFAHQIKEIEQSIGKKDLVLESFILSTTPYNDLIKGVASPPKQSEYERKNVLFLDDEDWPKKLFDRLLL, encoded by the coding sequence ATGAAAATAGAAAGGATAGAAAAGCACCTTGTATTAAATAAGTATCTGCTTTCACTTTTTGGCGTTGAAGAATTTAAGGAACTTCAAAAGAGGCTAAAAGATGTAGAGGAGGGTGTGGATAGTGATGGTAGAAGTCATTTTATAAATGTCCTAAAATCCTTCCGTGAAAGGAAGATTTCAGAGGATGCTCTACTTACTTACGATCAAAACATCCAAAATTACGTTAGGAAGATTAGTCATAAAAGAGGACCTATAAAGCTTAAGTATTTCCAATACCTTGCAGTACTCTTTACTGAAATAGTTTTGGACAACCTCAGAAACAGAAAGGCGGAGTTCATCCAAGAACTTAACGAATTCCTTAAAGATTACAAGAAGAAGAGAGATATTGATTTGATAGATGAATTCACGGAACGTGATTTAAACAAGATTGCTTTTTGGATGGCTACTGGCTCGGGTAAAACTCTAATAGCTCATATAAACTACCACCAATTCTTTAATTACAATCTATTCTCACCGGACAACATAATATTTCTCACACCAAACGAAGGGCTATCAAAACAACATTTTGAAGAATTACAGAAGAGTGGTGTGCCATGTAGGCTTTACGAGGGTAACTTAAACGGAAGTAGGCTATACAGAGGAAATAACGAAGTTTTAGTCATAGAGATAACGAAGATTGTGGAAGAGAAAAAAGGTGGTGGTTTGACCATACCTGTGAGTGCTTTTGAAGGTAGGAACCTTGTATTTGTGGACGAAGGCCATAAAGGTAAAAGATCAGAAGAACAAAAATGGGCAAAGATAAGGAATAAACTCGCTGAGGATGGGTTTGTTTTTGAATACAGTGCCACCTTTGGTCAGATACTGGATGAAAAGAACAAAGATACTCTTAAGGAGTATGCCAAGGCCATAATCTTTGACTACTCCTACAAGTACTTTTATTTAGATGGTTATGGTAAAGATTTTTACGTGCTTAATGTCAAAGACATAAAACAGAATAAAAAGATTATGGAAAATTTCAGAGAAATCATGTTTGTTGCCAATATGCTTGACTTCTATGAACAGTTACTTGTCTATGAAAAGAATAGAAATATAGCTAGAGAATACAATATTGAAAAACCACTTTGGGTCTTTGTTGGAGCTACAGTCACGGGTAAAGGAGAAAATTCAGATGTTGTCGAAATAGTGAAATTTATCAGAAAGGTGATCAAGCAGGAGGACTGGTTAAGAGAAAAAGTGGAAGAGATACTAAGTGGGAAGTTGAGAGATGAAGGGGGTGATATTTTTAGGGATAAGTTTCATTACATAAGGGAACTAGGGTTTGAAGTTGATGATCTCTACATGAGAATCTTTGGTGGTAAAGGAGATTTCCAAGTGTACGAAATCAAAAGGGCTCAGGGTGAGTTTGGTCTAAGGGTCGGAGACAATCCCTACTTTGGTGTAGTAAACATAGGTGATACTAGTAAGTTCAAGGATGAATTGAAAAAGGAAGGAATATCTATAAAAGATGATGCAATATCTGATTCTCTCTTTGATGACATCAAGAAGCCAGATTCTCTCATAAACATCCTAATAGGTTCCAAGAAGTTCATAGAAGGGTGGGACACTTGGAGAGTTTCATCTATGGGCCTTATCAACATAGGAAAGGGTCAGGGTCCTCAGATCATTCAGCTCTTTGGAAGGGGCGTAAGGCTAAAGGGTAAAGACATGTCCCTTAAGAGAAGTGGAGAAGAAGGTCCACTCAAGATTCTAGAAACCCTGAACATATACAGCATAAAGGGTGATTACCTTGATGAATTCTTGGAGGCCATCAGTAAAGAAGGGGTTGAGTTTGAGACCATAAGGATACCCATCAAACTACTGCACGAGGAAAAGTGGAAAGACCTTTATATACCTGCCCCAAAAGAAGGCAAAAAGTTTGAGGAAGAGGAAGTTTTAAGGTTAAGCTTGGATGATAAGATCTTTATAAACCTGGATGTTTCGATAAAACTACAAAAAGTAGAAAGAAGAAAACTGGAAGAAGATGAAGGTCCAGAAGAGATTAAACTAAGAACTGGACAAAGACTGCCAGAGAAGACCATACATCTACTAAACTGGCAAAGGATATGGAAGGAGATTTATGATTTTAAAATCATGAGAGGGTACTGGAACCTAGTTTTTGACATAGATACACTGAAAACAATCCTACAATCGGATAACTACAAAGTAAATACTCTACCTGAAAGTCTTGAAGTGAAAACTTTGGATGACTTGATCAGAGTGGAAGAAATAGCAATTTTGATTCTCAAAAAGTACATAGACCAGTTTTACAAACGGCATGCGAGGCGTTTTGAGACAGAAAACATGAGCTGTAACCATCTGGGCAGAGAATATGTGCTTTCCGGCTTTGTATCATCTCCTTATAGCTATGAAGTTAAGATTACTAAGAGTAAGGAAAATGGTAAGAAAAATGAAGAGTTGATAAAAAGATTAAAGGAGCTAGCAGAAGATTTAAACAAACTGTGTCAGGAAGATCACATCTTGAAAGTGATTTGCTTTGATAGACATCTGTACCTACCAATACTCCTGAAAAAGGACAGTAAGGATAAGGATTATGATATAGTCATTAGTCCTTCTGGTCTTGTAGAGAGTGAAGGTAAGTTTATCATCGGCTTAATGGAGTATATAGAGAAGAACAAAGACAGGTTTACAAACCTTGAGATCTACCTTTTACGAAATCAGTCAAGGTCTGGCATTGGATTCCAACTAGAATGGTCACGTTTTTATCCTGACTTTATCATGTGGGTAAAGAAGCCTGAAAAACAGATTATTGTGTTTATTGAACCACACGGATTGATACATGCTAAAGGTTTAGATGACGAAAAAATAAAGTTTGCCCACCAGATTAAAGAGATAGAGCAGAGTATAGGCAAGAAGGACCTTGTCCTAGAGTCCTTTATCCTATCAACTACACCTTACAACGATCTTATAAAGGGTGTTGCTTCTCCTCCAAAGCAAAGTGAGTACGAACGAAAAAATGTATTGTTCTTAGATGATGAAGATTGGCCTAAGAAGCTTTTTGACCGCCTGCTTTTATAA
- a CDS encoding amidohydrolase, producing the protein MFDLLIKDAQLPGKGRVNIGIKDGVISYVGDRESHAKEIIHAHGKYVFPAFANMHTHISMSLLRGIGADFSLKDWLEKVIWPLEGKFVSPEFVRDGALLGIAESILSGTTLLMDMYFFEEEIGAVAQEVGIRIGLGFGILDFPTKVAKTQEEYIKRAREFVKVFKGAHLVFPVLCPHAPYTCGPSTLLKIKELADEENLYIHIHVAETKEEVERIRETYGKTPVMHLESLGFLSDRVICAHMVWLSEEERQVVKERNVKVVHCPESNLKLASGIAPVWDYVRRGIHVCLGTDGPASNDNLDMLEETSTMVKLQRGVSLDPKAMDSETALRIATYNGFSACGIKAGKVEEGYEADLILVDMDKPHLQPLYDPVAQLIYSAKSSDIDTVICKGKVLMEKRELKTIDMDYLRFIAKKWREQIESSLRSL; encoded by the coding sequence ATGTTTGACCTTCTTATAAAAGATGCTCAACTGCCAGGTAAGGGAAGGGTAAACATAGGTATAAAGGATGGTGTCATATCCTACGTAGGGGATAGGGAAAGTCATGCTAAGGAAATCATCCATGCCCATGGTAAGTATGTATTTCCTGCCTTTGCCAACATGCACACCCACATATCCATGAGCCTTCTTAGGGGTATTGGTGCAGACTTCTCATTAAAGGATTGGTTAGAGAAAGTCATATGGCCTTTGGAGGGTAAGTTTGTAAGCCCAGAGTTTGTAAGGGATGGTGCCCTCTTGGGAATAGCTGAGAGTATTCTATCAGGTACTACCCTGCTGATGGACATGTACTTCTTTGAAGAGGAGATTGGAGCTGTAGCCCAGGAAGTGGGTATAAGGATAGGCCTTGGCTTTGGTATCCTTGATTTTCCCACAAAGGTAGCCAAGACTCAAGAGGAGTATATAAAGAGAGCCAGGGAGTTTGTAAAAGTCTTCAAAGGTGCTCATCTGGTTTTCCCTGTACTTTGTCCTCATGCCCCCTACACGTGCGGACCTTCTACACTCCTTAAGATAAAGGAGCTCGCGGATGAGGAAAACCTATACATCCACATACATGTAGCAGAGACTAAGGAGGAGGTAGAAAGGATAAGAGAAACTTATGGAAAAACTCCAGTGATGCACCTGGAGAGTCTTGGTTTTCTTTCTGATAGGGTTATCTGTGCCCATATGGTTTGGCTCTCCGAAGAAGAAAGACAAGTGGTCAAAGAGAGGAACGTAAAGGTAGTTCACTGCCCAGAGAGTAATCTAAAGCTAGCCTCTGGTATAGCGCCTGTCTGGGATTACGTAAGAAGAGGCATACACGTCTGCCTTGGTACAGATGGGCCTGCTTCCAATGACAACCTGGACATGCTTGAGGAAACCTCTACCATGGTAAAGCTCCAGAGGGGTGTAAGCTTAGACCCGAAGGCTATGGATTCAGAAACAGCTCTTAGGATAGCTACTTACAACGGTTTTTCTGCATGTGGGATAAAAGCCGGTAAAGTGGAGGAAGGCTACGAAGCAGACCTAATACTAGTAGATATGGACAAGCCACATCTTCAACCCCTTTACGATCCTGTGGCTCAGCTCATCTACAGTGCCAAATCGTCCGACATAGACACAGTAATATGTAAGGGAAAGGTTCTCATGGAAAAGAGGGAACTAAAGACAATAGACATGGATTATCTAAGGTTTATAGCAAAGAAGTGGAGGGAGCAGATTGAAAGTTCCCTCAGGTCACTTTAG
- the rplC gene encoding 50S ribosomal protein L3 — protein sequence MGIGVIGKKLGMTRIFTKDGIAVPVTAIKVPTNYVVAIKTEDKDGYKAIVVGAFEAKEKHLTKPLIGMFKKAGVVLLRRLKEFRVDNPTDYQVGQELKVKDVFSPGELIDVVGISKGRGFTGTMKRWDFGGFPKSHGHRYHRAVGSIGQRTDPGRVWKGKRMAGHYGAQKVRVQGLLVMDVHDDLLLVKGSIPGPNGGIVLVEKSTIANRKSQKLKLNREKHLVENILKGVET from the coding sequence ATGGGTATAGGAGTTATAGGTAAAAAACTTGGTATGACAAGGATTTTTACGAAAGATGGTATAGCTGTACCCGTAACCGCTATAAAGGTACCTACAAACTACGTAGTGGCCATAAAAACTGAAGATAAGGACGGTTATAAAGCTATAGTTGTAGGAGCTTTTGAAGCAAAAGAAAAACACTTAACCAAGCCACTCATAGGTATGTTTAAAAAAGCTGGTGTAGTTCTCCTCAGAAGGCTTAAAGAGTTCAGAGTGGACAACCCTACCGACTACCAGGTAGGACAAGAACTGAAAGTAAAGGATGTATTCTCTCCCGGTGAACTTATAGACGTAGTAGGTATAAGCAAAGGAAGAGGATTCACCGGTACCATGAAAAGATGGGACTTTGGTGGTTTTCCCAAATCTCACGGGCACAGGTACCACAGAGCTGTTGGTTCCATCGGACAAAGAACAGATCCAGGTAGAGTATGGAAAGGTAAAAGAATGGCAGGACATTACGGAGCTCAAAAGGTCAGAGTCCAAGGTCTGCTTGTGATGGATGTACATGATGACTTACTCCTTGTTAAAGGTTCCATACCAGGACCAAACGGTGGTATAGTTCTGGTGGAAAAAAGCACCATAGCCAACCGCAAATCCCAAAAGTTGAAGCTAAACAGAGAGAAGCACCTTGTTGAAAACATACTCAAAGGGGTTGAGACATGA
- the gltX gene encoding glutamate--tRNA ligase: protein MIITRFAPSPTGYLHLGNARTAIFSYLFARHHKGKFILRIEDTDLERSTKEFEESIIEDLKWLGIDWDEFYRQSERFDIYREYAQRLLDSGHAYACFCTSEELEEERRIAQEKGIAYRYSGKCRHLTKDEVEKFKKEGRPYTIRFRVPDGRVVVFEDLIKGHIAINVDDFGDFVIVRSDGTPTYNFVVVVDDALMGVTHVVRGEDHIPNTPKQILIYEALGFKVPLFAHLPVILGPDRSKLSKRHGAVSVRNYREEGYLSEAMFNYLCLLGWSPPEEGREIFSKEELINLFDLSAVNSAPAIFDKEKLRWMNGVYIRQILDLDTLAERIKPFFHKAGYSFEDDYLKKVLEKARDSFSTFSEAVERLRPFFADPEEFSEEAKAILETENSYKALSFVLSKLEEAQEISGQWIKEVAKQAQKDLGIKAKDFWHALRACLTGSLEGVGVDILFDVLPKDKVVQRINKVLLKFS, encoded by the coding sequence ATGATAATTACCAGGTTCGCTCCAAGCCCTACGGGCTATCTACATCTCGGGAACGCCAGGACGGCAATCTTTAGCTACTTGTTTGCTAGACACCATAAAGGGAAGTTCATACTACGTATAGAGGACACAGACCTAGAGAGGTCCACGAAGGAATTTGAAGAGTCCATCATAGAAGATCTAAAATGGCTCGGTATAGACTGGGATGAATTCTACCGCCAGTCAGAACGTTTTGATATCTACAGAGAATATGCTCAAAGGCTTTTAGATTCAGGACACGCTTACGCATGCTTCTGTACATCAGAAGAACTGGAAGAAGAAAGGAGGATAGCTCAAGAAAAGGGGATAGCCTACAGGTATTCGGGTAAGTGCAGACATCTAACCAAGGATGAGGTAGAGAAGTTTAAAAAGGAAGGTAGACCCTATACCATAAGGTTTAGAGTTCCTGACGGTAGAGTAGTAGTTTTTGAAGACCTTATAAAAGGTCACATAGCCATAAACGTGGATGATTTTGGAGATTTTGTTATAGTCAGGAGTGACGGAACGCCCACGTACAACTTTGTTGTGGTGGTGGACGATGCTCTGATGGGTGTCACCCACGTGGTAAGGGGGGAGGATCACATACCAAACACACCTAAGCAGATACTTATATATGAAGCTTTAGGCTTTAAGGTTCCTCTTTTTGCTCACCTTCCTGTCATACTTGGACCAGATAGGAGCAAACTTTCCAAAAGACATGGAGCTGTTTCTGTGAGGAATTACAGGGAGGAAGGTTACCTTTCTGAAGCTATGTTTAACTATCTGTGCCTTCTAGGATGGTCTCCACCAGAAGAGGGTAGGGAAATCTTTTCAAAGGAAGAGCTCATAAACCTCTTTGACTTGAGTGCAGTGAACAGTGCACCTGCTATCTTTGACAAGGAGAAACTAAGATGGATGAACGGAGTCTATATAAGACAGATTCTGGATTTGGACACTCTTGCAGAGAGGATAAAACCCTTCTTCCATAAGGCTGGCTACAGCTTTGAGGACGATTACCTTAAGAAGGTTCTTGAAAAGGCTAGAGATTCCTTTAGTACTTTCTCAGAAGCCGTAGAAAGATTGAGGCCCTTCTTTGCCGACCCTGAAGAGTTCTCCGAAGAAGCAAAAGCCATCCTTGAGACTGAAAATTCCTATAAAGCTCTATCTTTCGTGTTGTCAAAGTTGGAAGAAGCCCAGGAGATAAGTGGACAGTGGATAAAGGAGGTGGCAAAACAGGCTCAGAAGGATCTTGGTATAAAAGCAAAGGACTTTTGGCATGCCTTGAGAGCCTGTCTTACCGGTAGCTTAGAGGGAGTGGGTGTAGACATACTGTTTGATGTTCTTCCCAAGGACAAAGTAGTCCAGAGGATAAACAAAGTCTTGCTAAAGTTCTCCTAA
- the rplW gene encoding 50S ribosomal protein L23, protein MRRPEEIIIRPIITEKTNRLMEEKKYVFEVALDATKHEIKYAIEKLFSVPVLKVNTMIVKPKKKRIFGKITRRYGYTRKYKKAIVTIPPDKEIDLLSL, encoded by the coding sequence ATGAGAAGACCTGAGGAAATCATCATAAGGCCTATCATAACGGAGAAGACAAACAGGCTTATGGAAGAGAAGAAGTATGTCTTTGAGGTAGCCTTAGATGCCACAAAACACGAGATAAAGTATGCCATAGAAAAGCTCTTCTCCGTACCCGTTCTTAAGGTAAACACCATGATAGTAAAGCCAAAGAAAAAGAGGATATTTGGTAAGATAACAAGGCGTTACGGTTATACCAGGAAGTACAAGAAGGCTATAGTGACTATACCACCTGATAAAGAGATAGATCTTCTTAGTTTGTGA
- the rpsS gene encoding 30S ribosomal protein S19, with amino-acid sequence MNKKAWVDPKLWMRIRKMNEAGERKVIKTYSRDSTIIPEFVGHTIAVHNGKTFVPVYITADMVGHKLGEFAPTRTFKGHPEKTAKVAKKK; translated from the coding sequence GTGAACAAGAAGGCCTGGGTTGACCCTAAGCTTTGGATGAGGATACGCAAGATGAACGAGGCAGGAGAGAGAAAGGTTATAAAGACCTACAGCAGAGACAGTACCATAATACCTGAGTTTGTAGGACACACCATAGCAGTCCACAACGGGAAAACCTTTGTACCAGTCTACATAACTGCAGATATGGTAGGACACAAGCTAGGAGAGTTTGCTCCCACAAGAACCTTTAAAGGCCATCCAGAAAAGACTGCAAAGGTAGCAAAGAAGAAGTGA
- the rpsQ gene encoding 30S ribosomal protein S17, producing MMEKKWHEKRKELVGVVVSDKMQKTVVVKVDRKVPHPLYKKHIIKSKKYHAHDPNNECRIGDVVVIRETRPISKTKRWVVVKILQRAKTPQEEVG from the coding sequence ATGATGGAGAAGAAGTGGCACGAAAAGAGAAAAGAGCTTGTAGGTGTTGTGGTTAGTGATAAAATGCAGAAAACAGTAGTGGTTAAAGTTGACAGAAAAGTTCCACACCCGCTTTACAAAAAACATATCATAAAGAGCAAAAAGTATCACGCCCACGACCCTAACAACGAATGCAGGATAGGGGACGTAGTGGTGATAAGAGAAACCAGGCCTATCTCAAAGACGAAAAGATGGGTTGTAGTTAAAATACTTCAAAGAGCCAAGACTCCTCAAGAAGAAGTTGGATGA
- the rplV gene encoding 50S ribosomal protein L22, with the protein MEVKKEARAILRYARISPTKARQVLNVIKGKSASEALYQLKVIPKKAARIIEGVLKSAIANADQKGLNLDKLYIKKAVADQGPMYKKWMPRAHGRATMIRKRTSHITIVLEEREED; encoded by the coding sequence ATGGAGGTAAAGAAGGAAGCAAGGGCTATACTTAGGTACGCCAGGATAAGCCCTACAAAAGCCAGGCAGGTGTTGAACGTCATAAAAGGTAAGTCTGCAAGTGAAGCTCTCTACCAGCTTAAAGTAATCCCTAAGAAGGCAGCACGTATAATAGAAGGTGTGCTCAAGAGCGCTATAGCTAATGCAGATCAAAAAGGTTTAAACCTTGACAAGCTCTACATAAAGAAGGCTGTAGCAGATCAAGGCCCCATGTATAAAAAGTGGATGCCAAGGGCACACGGTAGAGCTACCATGATACGTAAGAGGACCTCTCACATAACCATAGTGTTAGAAGAAAGGGAGGAAGACTGA
- the rplD gene encoding 50S ribosomal protein L4 has protein sequence MKVGDVELRDDVFNVKVKKHILWEVVKWQLACRRQGTHSTKTRGEVNYSGRKLLPQKGTGNARHGERGANIFVGGGVAHGPKPRDYSYTLPKKVRKLGLKMALSDKAQTGNLIFVDEVNVGDAPKTKKAVEFLKNLGVDKEKVLLVLPEKREVVIKSFRNLPNAKVLPVEGLNVYDILWSDKLIIEKPAIELIYKRVEA, from the coding sequence ATGAAGGTGGGTGATGTAGAACTACGGGATGACGTCTTCAACGTAAAAGTTAAAAAGCATATCCTTTGGGAAGTGGTAAAGTGGCAACTTGCATGCAGAAGACAGGGAACACACAGCACCAAAACAAGAGGAGAAGTCAATTACAGCGGCAGAAAGCTACTACCTCAAAAGGGAACTGGAAATGCAAGACACGGTGAGAGAGGAGCAAACATTTTCGTAGGTGGCGGTGTCGCGCATGGACCAAAACCAAGAGACTATTCTTACACACTTCCTAAAAAAGTAAGGAAGCTGGGTCTGAAGATGGCCCTTTCTGATAAAGCTCAAACTGGAAACCTTATCTTTGTGGATGAAGTAAACGTAGGAGATGCACCCAAGACCAAGAAAGCTGTTGAGTTTTTGAAGAATCTGGGTGTGGATAAAGAAAAGGTCTTGTTGGTGCTACCTGAAAAAAGAGAAGTGGTGATAAAGTCTTTCAGGAACCTTCCTAACGCTAAGGTACTCCCTGTTGAAGGTCTTAACGTCTATGACATCCTCTGGTCGGATAAGCTTATCATAGAAAAACCCGCCATAGAACTAATCTATAAGAGGGTGGAAGCATGA
- the rplB gene encoding 50S ribosomal protein L2, whose translation MGVRKLKPVTNGQRHAVLYDFAEVTKEEPERSLLVYWHRAKGRSRQQGKITTRGRGGGNKRKYRLIDFKRDKSLVPAKVVAIEYDPNRSARIALLQYADGEKRYILWPEGLSVGDTVMSISYEDAEAGKPLPEIKPGNALPLKYIPVGTLVHNVELHPGKGGQLIRAAGTSGQILGKVKDYVQIRLPSGEVRLVHQRCMATVGVVGLAEHELVKLGKAGRARWLGRRPITRGTAMNPVDHPHGGGEGKTKGKHPESPWGWKTKGYKTRRGKKYSDKFILSRRKEVFKQ comes from the coding sequence ATGGGTGTAAGAAAGCTTAAACCAGTAACCAACGGACAGAGACATGCAGTTCTTTATGACTTTGCTGAGGTAACAAAGGAAGAGCCCGAAAGGTCATTATTAGTATACTGGCACAGAGCAAAGGGTAGATCCAGACAACAGGGTAAAATAACCACCAGAGGAAGAGGTGGTGGAAACAAGAGAAAATACAGGCTCATAGACTTTAAGAGAGATAAGAGTCTCGTACCGGCAAAGGTTGTAGCCATAGAGTACGATCCTAACAGGTCGGCAAGGATAGCCCTTCTGCAGTATGCAGACGGAGAAAAAAGGTACATACTCTGGCCTGAAGGTCTATCCGTTGGAGATACAGTTATGTCCATCTCCTACGAAGATGCGGAAGCAGGTAAACCCCTCCCCGAAATAAAACCTGGTAATGCACTCCCCCTTAAGTATATACCTGTGGGTACTCTTGTACACAATGTGGAGCTTCACCCTGGGAAAGGCGGTCAGCTCATAAGAGCAGCAGGTACATCAGGACAAATACTTGGTAAGGTGAAAGATTACGTGCAGATAAGGCTACCCTCTGGAGAGGTAAGGCTTGTACACCAAAGGTGTATGGCAACCGTAGGAGTTGTTGGTCTTGCGGAACACGAGCTTGTAAAGCTTGGTAAAGCAGGAAGGGCAAGGTGGTTAGGAAGACGTCCCATCACCAGAGGTACAGCTATGAACCCAGTAGACCACCCACACGGTGGTGGTGAAGGAAAGACTAAGGGTAAACATCCAGAATCCCCTTGGGGTTGGAAGACAAAAGGATACAAGACCAGAAGAGGTAAGAAGTACTCAGATAAGTTCATCCTCTCAAGGAGGAAGGAGGTCTTCAAGCAATGA
- the rpmC gene encoding 50S ribosomal protein L29: protein MKASELRNLTIEELRKKEEELRRKLLSLRIKKKIEGLKNPMEIRQIKRDIARILTVIREKELRGES, encoded by the coding sequence ATGAAGGCCAGCGAACTTAGAAACCTTACCATAGAAGAGCTCAGGAAGAAGGAAGAAGAGTTAAGGAGAAAGCTCCTGAGCCTCAGGATAAAGAAGAAAATAGAAGGTCTTAAGAATCCTATGGAGATAAGACAGATAAAAAGAGATATCGCTAGGATACTAACTGTTATAAGAGAAAAAGAGTTAAGAGGTGAGTCATGA
- the rplP gene encoding 50S ribosomal protein L16: MSFLAPKKTKYRKAQRGSMKGFAFRGNKLAFGEYGIQALERCWLTQRQIEAARVALVRSLKKGAKVWIQIFPDKPYTRKPNEVRMGGGKGDPEGFVAVVKPGRILFEFSGVPEDVAEEAFKLAAAKLPIKTRLVKGGLRA; this comes from the coding sequence ATGTCTTTCCTTGCACCTAAAAAGACCAAGTACAGAAAAGCTCAAAGAGGTTCTATGAAAGGATTCGCTTTTAGGGGTAATAAACTAGCCTTTGGTGAGTATGGCATACAAGCCCTTGAAAGGTGCTGGCTTACCCAAAGACAGATAGAAGCTGCAAGGGTAGCCCTAGTCAGATCTTTGAAGAAAGGAGCAAAGGTGTGGATACAAATCTTCCCAGATAAACCCTACACCAGAAAGCCTAACGAAGTACGTATGGGTGGTGGTAAGGGAGATCCAGAAGGCTTTGTAGCAGTGGTGAAGCCAGGTAGGATACTTTTTGAATTCTCTGGCGTACCTGAAGATGTGGCAGAAGAAGCCTTTAAGCTTGCTGCTGCTAAGCTTCCCATAAAGACTAGGCTGGTCAAGGGGGGTCTAAGAGCATGA